The Papaver somniferum cultivar HN1 chromosome 3, ASM357369v1, whole genome shotgun sequence genome includes a region encoding these proteins:
- the LOC113360763 gene encoding F-box protein At5g07610-like, with product MVFNHVTMQTSILDIRNLKKLLSLSNQVSSESPLYDHPHNSISPSSALSSSSSSSSVIGNNNDILAQLLLYLPRKSLCRFKCVSKQWSSLISDAYFIQKHRNDRKYRLHHRSIQGLFLHKYWLNEYGNNLPEFEFISIDSDVRNAITVSENLNFANDPGGIQIEQSCNGLLLCSTFGICSNIAEFARNYYVYNPTTGRYTILPSSEHRKPGYESCFSVSLAFNPFRSPHYKVVCISESDKADECQIEIYYSETCTWRLVGYSCSLTNIYGCGVYWNGLLNWHNVHDSLVYFDIDRELIGVVQMPDRTTVKNSLYFGACKGRLYYVETDCTRWANVSSLNIFEMKTGCTGWNVIYHVDLWKLRVLLHLQEIGYSNFENDELKVLLVDGEEGEEGEEEESAKLVFQVRDKVISYDLKEISLNKVHDIEPVFIRGHWQQCRIFHAYQYINSLASA from the coding sequence ATGGTGTTCAATCATGTTACGATGCAAACTTCAATTCTTGATATTCGTAATCTCAAGAAACTACTATCACTCTCTAATCAGGTAAGTTCCGAATCCCCCCTTTATGATCATCCTCACAATTCGATTTCACCTTCATCAGCATTGTCGTCGTCGTCGTCGTCGTCGTCAGTTATCGGTAACAACAATGAtatcttagcacaactattaCTGTATCTTCCTAGAAAATCATTGTGTAGATTCAAATGTGTATCAAAACAATGGTCTTCACTTATTTCAGATGCATATTTCATCCAAAAACATCGCAATGATAGAAAATACCGGCTTCACCACCGTTCTATTCAAGGGCTGTTCTTGCACAAATATTGGCTAAATGAGTATGGGAATAATTTACCAGAATTTGAGTTTATCTCTATTGATTCGGATGTCAGGAATGCTATAACCGTTTCGGAAAATCTAAATTTTGCTAACGATCCAGGAGGTATACAGATTGAACAGTCTTGTAATGGTCTTTTGTTGTGTAGTACTTTTGGGATATGCAGTAACATAGCAGAATTTGCTCGAAACTATTACGTTTACAATCCAACCACAGGACGGTATACCATCTTACCGAGTTCTGAACATAGGAAGCCTGGTTACGAGTCATGTTTCAGTGTTAGTTTAGCTTTCAATCCGTTTAGATCACCTCATTACAAGGTTGTTTGCATTTCGGAGAGTGACAAAGCAGATGAATGTCAGATTGAGATTTACTACTCCGAAACATGTACATGGAGGCTGGTTGGATATTCATGTAGTTTAACTAATATCTATGGTTGTGGTGTGTACTGGAATGGTTTGTTGAATTGGCATAACGTCCATGACTCTTTGGTTTATTTCGATATTGATAGAGAGTTAATTGGAGTAGTACAGATGCCAGATAGAACGACGGTTAAGAATAGTTTGTATTTCGGTGCGTGCAAGGGTCGTTTGTATTATGTTGAAACTGATTGCACTAGATGGGCTAATGTTTCGAGTCTCAATATCTTTGAGATGAAGACTGGTTGCACCGGATGGAATGTAATATACCATGTCGATCTCTGGAAATTAAGAGTGCTGTTACATCTTCAGGAAATTGGGTATAGCAATTTTGAAAATGATGAGTTAAAAGTTTTATTAGTTGATGGTGAAGAAGGAGAAGAGGGTGAAGAAGAAGAGTCGGCAAAGTTGGTTTTCCAAGTAAGGGATAAGGTTATTTCATATGATCTTAAAGAGATTAGCCTCAACAAAGTTCATGACATAGAGCCAGTCTTTATTCGTGGGCATTGGCAACAGTGCAGAATTTTCCATGCTTATCAATATATCAATTCGTTGGCTTCTGCGTGA